One Pantoea trifolii DNA segment encodes these proteins:
- the secG gene encoding preprotein translocase subunit SecG: protein MYEALLVVFLIVAIGLVGLIMLQQGKGADMGASFGAGASGTLFGSNGSGNFMTRMTAVLATLFFIISLVLGNLNSNKTAKGSEWDNLTAPAQSEQQTQPAKPATPGNDIPQ from the coding sequence ATGTACGAAGCTCTGTTAGTTGTTTTCCTTATTGTAGCGATTGGCCTCGTCGGTTTGATCATGCTGCAGCAAGGCAAAGGCGCTGATATGGGAGCCTCATTCGGTGCGGGCGCTTCTGGTACGCTGTTCGGTTCAAATGGGTCTGGCAACTTTATGACTCGCATGACCGCAGTACTGGCTACGCTGTTCTTCATCATCAGCCTGGTTCTGGGTAACCTGAACAGTAATAAAACAGCCAAAGGTAGCGAGTGGGATAACCTCACTGCGCCGGCGCAGTCTGAACAGCAGACTCAGCCAGCTAAACCGGCAACGCCGGGCAATGATATCCCGCAGTAA
- the folP gene encoding dihydropteroate synthase gives MKLFARDSHLDLSFPHVMGILNVTPDSFSDGGSHNTLVDALTHTNEMVNAGATIIDVGGESTRPGADEVSVEEELARVIPVVEAIAQRFEVWISVDTSKPEVIREAARVGAHIINDIRSLSEPGALAAAAETGLPVCLMHMQGEPRTMQQAPEYSHIVNEVDAYFAAQIARCEAAGIKKDNLLLDPGFGFGKNLSHNYELLANLSHFHHYGLPLLVGMSRKSMVGQLLNVGPAQRLTGSLSCAVIAAMQGAQIIRVHDVKETVEAMRVVEATRRAKG, from the coding sequence ATGAAGTTGTTCGCCCGTGATTCCCATCTCGATCTCTCTTTTCCCCATGTGATGGGTATTTTGAATGTCACGCCGGACTCTTTCTCTGATGGTGGAAGCCACAACACGCTGGTCGATGCGCTGACGCACACCAATGAAATGGTGAATGCCGGTGCCACCATCATTGATGTGGGCGGTGAATCAACGCGTCCGGGCGCTGATGAAGTTAGCGTAGAAGAAGAGCTGGCACGCGTTATTCCGGTGGTGGAAGCCATCGCGCAGCGTTTTGAGGTGTGGATTTCCGTGGATACTTCCAAACCAGAAGTGATCCGTGAAGCGGCGCGAGTGGGTGCTCACATTATCAATGACATTCGCTCACTGTCTGAACCGGGCGCGCTGGCAGCGGCAGCAGAAACCGGTTTGCCGGTGTGTTTGATGCATATGCAAGGTGAACCGCGCACCATGCAGCAGGCACCGGAATATAGCCATATCGTGAACGAAGTGGACGCTTACTTCGCTGCGCAGATTGCGCGATGTGAAGCAGCCGGTATCAAAAAAGATAATCTGCTGCTCGATCCTGGCTTCGGTTTCGGTAAGAATCTCAGCCACAACTATGAACTGCTGGCCAATCTGAGTCATTTCCACCATTACGGCTTACCGCTGTTGGTCGGGATGTCGCGGAAGTCGATGGTTGGTCAGTTGCTAAATGTCGGTCCGGCGCAGCGCCTGACCGGAAGCCTCAGCTGTGCGGTGATTGCCGCCATGCAAGGGGCGCAAATTATTCGCGTGCATGATGTGAAAGAGACTGTCGAAGCGATGCGCGTCGTCGAAGCGACACGGAGAGCAAAAGGATAA
- the truB gene encoding tRNA pseudouridine(55) synthase TruB: protein MSRPRRRGRDVHGVFLLDKHQGASSNDVLQKVKRLFNANKAGHTGALDPLATGMLPVCLGEATKFSQYLLDSDKRYRVIARLGERTDTSDADGNIVETRAITFDQAALDAALDYFRGDTMQVPTMFSALKYQGRKLYEYAREGITVPREARPIKVFELQFIRWEGDELELEIHVSKGTYIRTIIDDLGERLGCGAHVIMLRRLQVARYPIERMVTLEQLQDVAATVNMAETPDYSALDALLLPMDSPAEEFPIVNLLPAVAAYFKQGMPVQVADAPEQGLVRVTEGDEHKFIGMAEIAEDGRVAPRRLVVEFPA from the coding sequence ATGAGTCGTCCTCGTCGTCGCGGTCGCGACGTCCACGGTGTGTTTCTGTTGGATAAGCATCAAGGCGCATCTTCCAATGATGTGCTGCAGAAAGTAAAACGTCTGTTCAATGCGAACAAAGCGGGCCACACCGGTGCCCTCGATCCGCTGGCGACCGGCATGCTGCCGGTTTGCCTCGGCGAAGCCACCAAGTTTTCGCAGTATCTGCTCGATTCTGACAAGCGCTATCGCGTCATTGCTCGCCTGGGTGAACGCACCGATACGTCTGATGCCGACGGCAATATTGTTGAAACCCGTGCGATTACTTTTGATCAGGCGGCACTGGACGCGGCGCTGGATTATTTTCGTGGCGACACCATGCAGGTGCCGACCATGTTCTCCGCGCTGAAGTATCAGGGACGCAAACTGTACGAGTACGCTCGTGAAGGCATTACCGTGCCGCGTGAAGCGCGCCCGATCAAAGTGTTTGAGCTGCAGTTTATTCGCTGGGAAGGGGATGAGCTGGAGTTGGAGATTCACGTCTCTAAAGGCACTTACATCCGCACTATCATCGATGATCTCGGTGAGCGGCTTGGCTGCGGTGCGCACGTTATCATGCTGCGTCGTCTGCAAGTGGCGCGTTATCCGATCGAAAGAATGGTGACGCTCGAGCAGCTGCAGGACGTGGCGGCTACCGTCAACATGGCGGAAACGCCAGATTACAGCGCGCTTGATGCGCTATTGCTGCCGATGGACAGCCCGGCAGAAGAGTTCCCGATTGTGAATTTGCTGCCCGCGGTGGCGGCGTATTTCAAACAGGGTATGCCGGTTCAGGTGGCGGATGCGCCGGAACAAGGATTGGTGCGCGTGACTGAAGGTGATGAGCACAAATTCATTGGTATGGCCGAAATTGCCGAGGATGGGCGCGTGGCGCCGCGTCGTCTGGTGGTAGAATTTCCTGCGTAA
- the rbfA gene encoding 30S ribosome-binding factor RbfA, which yields MAKEFGRPQRVSQELQKEIAIILQREIKDPRLGMMVTVSGVEVSRDLAYAKVFVTFLNDKDEEAVQNGLKALKEASGYIRTLVGKAMRLRIVPELTFFYDNSLIEGMRMSNLVSNVIKSDVERRGDSPAEDDKED from the coding sequence ATGGCAAAAGAATTTGGCCGCCCACAACGCGTTTCTCAGGAGTTGCAGAAAGAGATTGCAATCATCCTGCAGCGCGAAATTAAAGATCCACGTCTCGGTATGATGGTGACAGTGTCGGGCGTCGAAGTGTCGCGCGATCTCGCCTATGCCAAGGTGTTTGTGACCTTTTTGAATGACAAAGATGAAGAAGCGGTACAAAACGGCCTGAAGGCGCTGAAAGAAGCTTCTGGCTATATCCGTACGCTGGTAGGCAAAGCGATGCGCTTGCGTATCGTGCCGGAGCTGACCTTCTTCTACGACAACTCGCTGATCGAAGGTATGCGCATGTCGAACCTGGTCAGCAACGTCATTAAGAGCGATGTTGAGCGCCGTGGCGATAGCCCGGCGGAAGATGACAAGGAGGACTAA
- the nusA gene encoding transcription termination factor NusA has product MNKEILAVVEAVSNEKALPREKIFEALESALATATKKKYEQEIEVRVSIDRRSGDFDTFRRWQIVEEVTQPTREITLDAARYEDEAFNLGEFVEDQIESVTFDRITTQTAKQVIVQKVREAERAMVVDQFRQHEGEIITGVVKKVNRDNISLDLGSNAEAVIVREDMLPRENFRPGDRIRGVLYAVRPEARGAQLFVTRSKPEMLIELFRIEVPEIGEEVIEIKAAARDPGSRAKIAVKTNDKRIDPVGACVGMRGARVQAVSSELGGERIDIVLWDDNPAQFVINAMAPADVASIVVDEDNHTMDIAVEAGNLAQAIGRNGQNVRLASQLSGWELNVMTVDDLQAKHQAEAHAAIDMFTKHLDIDEEFATILVEEGFSSLEELAYVPINELLEIDGLDEETIEALRERAKNALTTLALAKEESLGNQEPAEDLLNLEGLDRALAYRLAAKGVCTLEDLAEQGVDDLTDIEGLDDEKAGALIMAARNICWFGDDA; this is encoded by the coding sequence ATGAACAAAGAGATCTTAGCTGTAGTAGAAGCCGTTTCTAACGAAAAAGCCCTGCCGCGTGAGAAAATCTTCGAAGCGCTGGAGAGCGCTTTGGCCACTGCGACCAAAAAGAAGTATGAGCAAGAGATCGAAGTGCGTGTCAGCATCGATCGCCGCAGCGGCGATTTCGACACCTTCCGTCGCTGGCAGATTGTGGAAGAAGTCACGCAGCCGACTCGCGAGATCACGCTGGATGCAGCTCGTTATGAAGACGAAGCGTTCAATCTGGGCGAATTTGTCGAAGATCAGATTGAATCTGTCACCTTCGACCGTATCACCACCCAAACTGCTAAGCAGGTTATCGTACAAAAAGTACGTGAAGCTGAGCGCGCGATGGTGGTTGATCAGTTCCGTCAACACGAAGGCGAAATCATCACCGGCGTGGTGAAGAAAGTGAACCGTGACAACATTTCACTGGACCTCGGCAGCAATGCTGAAGCCGTGATTGTGCGTGAAGACATGCTGCCGCGTGAAAACTTCCGTCCAGGTGACCGTATCCGCGGTGTGCTGTACGCCGTTCGCCCTGAAGCGCGTGGCGCGCAGCTGTTTGTCACCCGCTCGAAGCCAGAGATGCTGATCGAATTGTTCCGCATTGAGGTGCCAGAAATTGGCGAAGAAGTTATCGAGATCAAAGCGGCAGCGCGCGATCCGGGTTCACGCGCCAAAATCGCGGTGAAAACCAACGATAAACGTATTGATCCAGTGGGCGCTTGCGTCGGTATGCGCGGTGCGCGTGTCCAGGCGGTTTCGAGCGAGCTGGGTGGCGAGCGTATCGACATTGTGCTGTGGGACGACAACCCGGCGCAGTTCGTTATCAACGCCATGGCGCCAGCCGATGTGGCGTCAATTGTGGTGGATGAAGACAATCACACCATGGATATCGCTGTTGAAGCCGGCAATCTGGCTCAGGCGATCGGCCGTAATGGCCAAAACGTGCGTCTGGCTTCCCAACTGAGCGGTTGGGAACTGAACGTGATGACCGTCGATGATCTGCAGGCCAAGCACCAAGCTGAAGCCCATGCAGCGATCGATATGTTCACCAAACATCTCGACATCGACGAAGAGTTCGCCACCATTCTGGTGGAAGAGGGCTTCTCTTCGCTGGAAGAATTGGCTTATGTGCCAATCAACGAGCTGCTGGAAATCGACGGCCTCGATGAAGAGACCATTGAAGCCCTGCGTGAACGAGCAAAAAATGCGTTAACTACCCTGGCATTAGCGAAAGAAGAGAGCCTTGGTAATCAGGAGCCCGCTGAGGATCTTCTGAATCTTGAGGGCTTGGATCGTGCGCTGGCGTATCGCCTGGCGGCGAAAGGCGTTTGCACGCTGGAAGATCTCGCTGAGCAAGGTGTTGACGATCTGACAGATATTGAAGGGCTGGATGACGAGAAAGCCGGTGCGCTGATTATGGCTGCACGTAATATCTGCTGGTTCGGCGATGACGCGTAA
- the rimP gene encoding ribosome maturation factor RimP has product MSTLEQKLTELISAPVEALGYELVGIEFIRGRTSTLRIYIDSEEGINVDDCADVSHQVSAVMDVEDPITVAYNLEVSSPGLERPLFTAEHYARFAGDEVSLVLRMAVQNRRKWQGIIKSVEGEMITVTVEGNDEVFALSNIQKANLVPHF; this is encoded by the coding sequence TTGTCCACATTAGAGCAAAAATTGACAGAGTTGATCTCTGCTCCAGTAGAAGCGCTTGGCTACGAATTAGTCGGTATTGAGTTTATTCGTGGTCGCACATCAACCCTGCGCATCTATATTGATAGTGAAGAGGGTATCAATGTTGATGATTGCGCCGATGTTAGCCACCAGGTTAGCGCAGTAATGGATGTGGAAGATCCAATTACCGTGGCTTACAACCTTGAAGTTTCCTCGCCGGGTCTCGAACGTCCTCTTTTCACTGCTGAACACTATGCACGTTTTGCCGGTGACGAGGTGAGCCTGGTACTACGCATGGCCGTACAAAACCGCCGTAAATGGCAGGGTATCATTAAGTCTGTTGAAGGCGAGATGATCACGGTGACCGTTGAGGGTAACGATGAAGTGTTCGCGCTGAGCAACATTCAGAAAGCGAACCTGGTCCCCCACTTTTAA
- the infB gene encoding translation initiation factor IF-2, with the protein MTDVTVKSLAAEIQTPVDRLVQQFADAGIRKSENDAVSQQEKETLLSHLNREHGQTGSSKLTLQRKTRSTLNIPVTGGKSKSVQIEVRKKRTYVKGDAESEQAQAEAEAEAQREAEEQARREAEEQARREAEQKAQREAEDKAKREAADKAKREAAEKEKLTNQPTDVVAKAAQSDKARREAEAAELKRKAEEEARRKLEEDARRVAEEARRLAEEKAAEWAKPEEEDKGDYHVTTSTHARQAEDENDRQVEAGRARARTTKAARPVKKGNKHSEAKTDREEARAQVRGGKGGKHRKPSTLQQGFNKPAQAVNRDVVIGETITVAELANKMAIKGSLVVKAMMKMGAMATINQVIDQETAQMVAEEMGHKVILRRENELEEAVMDDRDTDAAQESRAPVVTIMGHVDHGKTSLLDYIRSTKVASGEAGGITQHIGAYHVETDNGMITFLDTPGHAAFTAMRARGAQATDIVILVVAADDGVMPQTVEAIQHAKAAGVPVVVAVNKIDKPDADPDRVKNELTQYGILPEEWGGENMFVNVSAKAGTGIDDLLNAILLQAEVLELSAIREGMASGVVIESFLDKGRGPVATVLVREGTLNKGDIVLCGFEYGRVRAMRDELGREVLEAGPSIPVEILGLSGVPAAGDEATVVRDEKKAREVALYRQGKFREVKLARQQKSKLENMFANMTEGEVSELNIVLKSDVQGSVEAISDSLLKLSTDEVKVRIIGSGVGGITETDATLAAASNAIILGFNVRADASARRVIDAENVDLRYYSVIYNLIDEVKAAMSGMLAPEFKQQIIGLAAVRDVFKSPKFGAIAGCMVTEGNIKRHNPIRVLRDNVVIYEGELESLRRFKDDVNEVRNGMECGIGVKNYNDVRVGDMIEVFEVIEIKRTID; encoded by the coding sequence ATGACAGATGTAACCGTAAAATCGCTGGCCGCCGAAATTCAGACCCCGGTCGATCGCCTGGTACAGCAATTTGCTGATGCAGGGATCCGTAAGTCTGAGAACGATGCGGTGTCCCAGCAAGAGAAAGAAACCTTACTGTCTCACCTGAATCGTGAGCACGGTCAGACCGGTTCAAGCAAGCTGACTTTGCAGCGCAAGACGCGCAGCACCTTGAATATTCCCGTCACCGGGGGTAAAAGTAAGTCGGTACAAATTGAAGTCCGCAAAAAGCGCACATACGTGAAAGGCGATGCAGAGTCTGAGCAAGCTCAGGCGGAAGCGGAAGCCGAGGCGCAGCGTGAAGCGGAAGAGCAGGCGCGTCGCGAGGCGGAAGAACAAGCCCGTCGCGAAGCTGAACAGAAAGCGCAACGTGAAGCCGAAGATAAAGCCAAGCGCGAAGCCGCTGACAAGGCCAAACGTGAAGCAGCGGAAAAAGAGAAATTGACTAATCAACCTACCGACGTAGTAGCCAAGGCTGCGCAGTCTGATAAAGCCCGTCGTGAAGCAGAAGCTGCCGAACTGAAACGTAAAGCAGAAGAAGAAGCACGCCGTAAGCTGGAAGAAGATGCGCGCCGCGTGGCTGAAGAAGCCCGCCGCCTGGCTGAAGAAAAAGCCGCTGAATGGGCCAAACCTGAAGAAGAGGATAAAGGCGACTATCACGTCACTACCTCAACTCACGCCCGTCAGGCAGAAGACGAGAACGATCGCCAGGTAGAAGCTGGCCGTGCACGTGCTCGCACTACCAAAGCTGCTCGCCCGGTGAAGAAAGGCAACAAGCATTCTGAAGCCAAAACCGATCGCGAAGAAGCGCGTGCGCAGGTTCGTGGCGGCAAAGGTGGCAAACATCGTAAGCCAAGCACCCTGCAGCAGGGCTTCAACAAGCCAGCTCAGGCTGTTAACCGCGATGTTGTCATCGGTGAAACCATCACCGTTGCTGAACTGGCCAACAAAATGGCGATCAAAGGTTCTCTGGTCGTTAAAGCGATGATGAAGATGGGCGCCATGGCGACCATCAACCAGGTTATCGATCAAGAAACCGCTCAGATGGTCGCGGAAGAGATGGGTCACAAAGTGATCCTGCGCCGCGAGAATGAGCTGGAAGAAGCGGTAATGGACGATCGTGATACCGATGCTGCGCAAGAGTCTCGTGCTCCGGTCGTTACCATCATGGGTCACGTTGACCACGGTAAAACCTCTCTGCTTGACTACATTCGTTCAACGAAAGTGGCATCAGGCGAAGCGGGCGGTATTACCCAGCATATCGGTGCTTACCACGTTGAAACTGACAACGGTATGATCACCTTCCTCGATACCCCGGGACACGCCGCGTTTACCGCAATGCGTGCTCGTGGTGCGCAGGCCACGGATATCGTTATCCTGGTTGTGGCTGCAGACGATGGCGTGATGCCTCAGACCGTTGAAGCTATCCAGCATGCGAAAGCAGCCGGTGTGCCAGTGGTTGTTGCGGTCAACAAAATCGATAAGCCAGATGCTGATCCAGACCGCGTTAAGAACGAACTGACCCAATACGGCATTCTTCCGGAAGAGTGGGGCGGTGAGAACATGTTCGTTAACGTCTCTGCGAAAGCCGGTACCGGTATTGACGACCTGTTGAATGCGATTCTGCTGCAAGCAGAAGTACTGGAACTCTCAGCTATCCGTGAAGGTATGGCGAGCGGCGTGGTCATTGAATCGTTCCTCGACAAAGGTCGTGGTCCGGTTGCTACCGTGCTGGTACGTGAAGGTACGCTGAACAAAGGCGATATCGTGCTGTGCGGCTTCGAATACGGCCGTGTACGTGCGATGCGTGACGAGCTGGGTCGTGAAGTACTGGAAGCGGGTCCATCCATTCCGGTGGAAATCCTGGGTCTGTCCGGTGTGCCGGCCGCAGGTGATGAAGCGACTGTCGTACGTGATGAGAAGAAAGCGCGTGAAGTTGCACTGTATCGTCAGGGCAAATTCCGTGAAGTTAAGCTGGCGCGTCAGCAGAAGTCTAAGTTGGAGAACATGTTCGCCAACATGACTGAAGGCGAAGTGTCTGAGCTGAACATCGTACTGAAATCTGACGTACAGGGTTCTGTCGAAGCGATCTCTGATTCGCTGCTGAAACTCTCTACCGACGAAGTGAAAGTGCGCATCATCGGTTCAGGCGTAGGTGGTATCACCGAAACCGACGCAACCCTGGCTGCAGCATCCAACGCTATCATCCTCGGCTTCAACGTGCGTGCTGATGCATCTGCTCGCCGCGTAATTGACGCTGAAAACGTTGACCTGCGTTATTACTCCGTCATCTATAATCTGATCGACGAAGTGAAAGCAGCGATGAGCGGTATGCTGGCGCCAGAGTTCAAACAGCAGATTATCGGTCTGGCTGCGGTACGTGACGTGTTCAAATCACCGAAGTTTGGTGCCATCGCGGGCTGTATGGTCACCGAAGGTAACATCAAACGTCACAACCCAATCCGCGTTCTGCGTGACAACGTGGTTATCTATGAAGGCGAGCTGGAATCTCTGCGCCGCTTCAAAGATGACGTTAACGAAGTTCGTAACGGCATGGAATGTGGTATCGGCGTGAAGAACTACAACGACGTTCGCGTTGGCGATATGATCGAAGTGTTCGAAGTGATTGAAATTAAACGCACCATCGATTGA
- the glmM gene encoding phosphoglucosamine mutase encodes MSNRKYFGTDGIRGKVGEAPITPDFVLKLGWAAGKVLARQGSRKVLIGKDTRISGYMLESALEAGLAAAGLSAAFTGPMPTPAIAYLTRTFRAEAGIVISASHNPFDDNGIKFFSAEGTKLPDEVEEAIELEMEKPITCVESAELGRASRIVDAAGRYIEFCKGTFPSELSLNGLKIVVDCANGATYHIAPNVLRELGATVIAIGVQPDGMNINKDCGATDLRLLQHRVLEEKADLGLAYDGDGDRIMMVDHLGHKVDGDQILYIIAREGLRQGQLRGGVVGTLMSNMGLELALKQLGIPFTRAKVGDRYVLEKMQEKGWRLGAENSGHVILLDKTTTGDGIVASLQVLTAIVRNHMTLHDLCSGMKMLPQILVNVRFAGEHDPLESESVKAVTAEAEKTLAGRGRVLLRKSGTEPLIRVMVEGEDEAQVSALAHKIADAVKAV; translated from the coding sequence ATGAGTAATCGTAAATATTTCGGTACAGATGGTATTCGCGGCAAAGTCGGTGAAGCACCGATTACCCCTGATTTTGTTCTCAAGTTGGGTTGGGCGGCCGGTAAGGTGCTGGCGCGTCAGGGTTCACGTAAAGTATTGATTGGTAAAGATACGCGAATTTCAGGCTATATGCTGGAATCGGCATTGGAAGCGGGGCTAGCGGCGGCGGGATTGTCGGCGGCCTTCACCGGCCCGATGCCGACGCCTGCTATTGCTTATCTGACACGCACTTTTCGCGCTGAAGCCGGCATCGTGATTTCGGCTTCGCATAATCCCTTCGACGACAATGGCATCAAATTCTTCTCTGCTGAAGGCACCAAGCTGCCGGATGAAGTTGAAGAAGCCATTGAGCTGGAGATGGAAAAGCCGATCACCTGTGTGGAGTCAGCTGAACTGGGCCGCGCTAGTCGCATTGTCGATGCCGCAGGTCGTTACATCGAATTCTGCAAAGGGACTTTTCCCAGCGAGCTGAGCCTGAATGGGCTGAAGATTGTGGTCGATTGCGCTAACGGTGCGACTTACCACATTGCGCCGAATGTGCTGCGTGAGCTGGGTGCGACTGTGATTGCTATCGGCGTGCAGCCGGATGGCATGAACATTAACAAAGATTGCGGTGCGACCGATCTGCGTCTGCTGCAGCATCGCGTGTTGGAAGAGAAGGCCGATCTCGGACTGGCTTACGACGGCGATGGCGACCGCATCATGATGGTTGACCATTTAGGTCATAAAGTCGATGGCGATCAGATTCTCTACATCATTGCACGCGAAGGGCTGCGTCAGGGCCAATTGCGCGGCGGCGTGGTCGGCACGCTGATGAGTAACATGGGGCTGGAACTGGCGCTGAAACAGCTGGGCATTCCATTTACTCGTGCGAAAGTGGGCGACCGCTATGTGCTGGAAAAAATGCAGGAGAAGGGCTGGCGTTTAGGCGCGGAAAACTCCGGTCATGTGATTCTGCTCGATAAGACCACCACCGGCGACGGCATTGTGGCAAGTTTGCAAGTGCTCACTGCAATCGTGCGCAACCATATGACGCTTCACGATCTGTGCAGCGGCATGAAAATGCTGCCGCAGATTTTGGTCAATGTGCGTTTCGCTGGCGAGCACGATCCGTTGGAAAGCGAGAGCGTGAAAGCGGTGACCGCAGAAGCAGAAAAAACGCTGGCGGGGCGCGGTCGTGTGCTGCTGCGCAAATCCGGCACAGAGCCACTGATTCGTGTGATGGTAGAAGGCGAAGATGAGGCGCAGGTCAGCGCGCTGGCGCACAAAATCGCGGATGCAGTAAAAGCGGTTTAA
- the rpsO gene encoding 30S ribosomal protein S15 — protein MSLSVEAKAEIVAKYGRGTNDSGSTEVQVALLTAQINHLQGHFSEHKKDHHSRRGLLRMVSQRRKLLDYLKRKDVARYTGLIESLGLRR, from the coding sequence ATGTCTCTAAGCGTAGAAGCTAAAGCAGAGATCGTTGCTAAATACGGTCGTGGTACCAACGACAGCGGTTCAACTGAAGTTCAGGTTGCTCTGCTGACTGCTCAGATTAACCACCTGCAGGGTCACTTCTCTGAGCACAAGAAAGATCACCACAGCCGTCGCGGTCTGCTGCGCATGGTATCTCAGCGTCGTAAGCTGCTGGACTACCTGAAGCGTAAAGACGTTGCTCGCTACACCGGTCTGATCGAAAGCCTGGGTCTGCGTCGCTAA